A single region of the Streptomyces virginiae genome encodes:
- a CDS encoding amino acid permease — translation MSSTTTLQKEGGPTGNPGDGQPSDGLKAGLKNRHLSMIAIGGVIGAGLFVGSGGGIAKAGPAILISYALVGAMVVFVMRMLGEMAAASPNSGSFSAYADRALGRWAGFSIGWLYWFFWVVVLAVEATAGAAILESWIPAVPQWAWALIVMAVLTATNLGSVASYGEFEFWFAGIKVVAIGAFVIVGMLAVFGVLPGSDNPGAGFAHLTDAGGFFPNGYGAVLTGVLMVVFSFMGSEIVTLAAGESENPRKAVTRATNSVIWRIGVFYLGSIFIVLTLLPWNDKSITEKGSYVAALDSIGIAHAGTIMEVIVLTAVLSCLNSGLYTASRMAFSLGERGDAPKAFAKVNKNGVPVAAILGSTVFGFVAVYFNYAFKDTVFNFLLNSSGAIALFVWLVICFTQLKMRGILVREAPEKLTVKMWLFPWLTWATAALIMFVIGYMFVDDANREVVTLSTLVAGIVVLVGVVLDFRRKKALQG, via the coding sequence ATGAGCTCCACGACGACCCTTCAGAAGGAAGGCGGCCCCACCGGGAACCCCGGTGACGGCCAGCCCTCCGACGGTCTGAAGGCCGGTCTCAAGAACCGCCACCTGTCCATGATCGCCATTGGCGGCGTCATCGGCGCCGGCCTCTTCGTCGGTTCCGGTGGCGGCATCGCCAAGGCCGGCCCCGCCATCCTGATCTCCTACGCGCTCGTCGGCGCGATGGTCGTCTTCGTGATGCGCATGCTCGGCGAGATGGCCGCCGCCAGCCCGAACTCGGGCTCCTTCTCGGCCTACGCCGACCGCGCGCTCGGCCGCTGGGCGGGCTTCTCCATCGGCTGGCTCTACTGGTTCTTCTGGGTCGTCGTGCTCGCGGTGGAGGCCACCGCCGGTGCCGCCATCCTGGAGAGCTGGATCCCGGCCGTCCCGCAGTGGGCCTGGGCCCTGATCGTGATGGCGGTGCTGACCGCCACCAACCTCGGCTCGGTCGCCTCCTACGGTGAGTTCGAGTTCTGGTTCGCGGGCATCAAGGTCGTCGCCATCGGCGCGTTCGTGATCGTCGGCATGCTGGCCGTCTTCGGCGTGCTGCCGGGCTCGGACAACCCCGGCGCGGGCTTCGCGCACCTCACCGACGCCGGCGGGTTCTTCCCCAACGGCTACGGCGCGGTCCTCACCGGTGTGCTGATGGTCGTCTTCTCCTTCATGGGCAGCGAGATCGTCACCCTGGCGGCCGGCGAGTCGGAGAACCCCCGCAAGGCGGTCACCCGGGCGACCAACTCCGTCATCTGGCGGATCGGCGTCTTCTACCTCGGCTCGATCTTCATCGTGCTGACCCTGCTCCCGTGGAACGACAAGTCGATCACCGAGAAGGGCTCGTACGTCGCCGCCCTGGACTCGATCGGCATCGCGCACGCCGGCACGATCATGGAGGTCATCGTCCTGACCGCCGTGCTGTCCTGCCTGAACTCGGGCCTCTACACCGCCTCCCGCATGGCCTTCTCGCTCGGTGAGCGCGGCGACGCCCCCAAGGCGTTCGCCAAGGTCAACAAGAACGGTGTGCCGGTCGCCGCGATCCTGGGCTCCACGGTCTTCGGCTTCGTCGCCGTCTACTTCAACTACGCGTTCAAGGACACGGTCTTCAACTTCCTCCTGAACTCGTCGGGCGCCATCGCGCTCTTCGTCTGGCTGGTGATCTGCTTCACCCAGCTGAAGATGCGCGGGATCCTGGTCCGCGAGGCCCCGGAGAAGCTGACCGTGAAGATGTGGCTCTTCCCGTGGCTGACCTGGGCCACCGCAGCCCTGATCATGTTCGTGATCGGCTACATGTTCGTGGACGACGCCAACCGCGAGGTGGTCACCCTGTCCACCCTGGTCGCCGGCATCGTCGTGCTCGTCGGCGTGGTGCTGGACTTCCGCCGCAAGAAGGCCCTACAGGGCTGA